The window GAAAACACTACCAGTGCCGACTGGCCTTTGTCAAGAAAATTCGGCTGCCATCCCGATATGGCCTATGACCTTTGCATTCAGGCCAGAGATTCGGGCCTTATTCCTTACGGTATTTCTTTCCACGTAGGAAGCCAGCAGCGGGACATCGGTCAGTGGAACGATGCCATTGCAAAGACAAAATACCTGATGGACTCTTTGGAAGAAGAAGAAGAAATTAAGCTCGAAATGGTCAACATGGGCGGAGGTTTCCCCGCTTCTTATGTTACACCTGCAAACGACCTAAGCGAGTATGCTTCCGAAATTAGCCGCTACTTGGAAGATGATTTCGGTGAAGAGCGTCCGCGCATTATTTTGGAACCGGGCCGCTCCCTTGTAGGCGACAGCGGTATCTTGGTAACCGAGGTTGTTATGATTTCGCGCAAAAACAACACAGCCCTCTTTAGATGGGTATATCTTGATACGGGTCTTTTTAACGGTCTTATTGAAACCCTAAACGAATCCTTAAAATACCCGATCATTACCGATAAGGATGAAGGCTGCAAAAAATGGGGTGAGGTCGTTTTGGCCGGTCCTACATGCGACAGTATGGATATTATGTATGAAGATTATAAGTACAGTCTTCCTACCAACCTTAAGCCCGGAGACAGGGTATACTTCCTTACAACCGGTGCTTATACATCCAGTTATGCTTCTGTAGAGTTTAACGGCTTCCCGCCGATTAAAACCTACATAATGAAGTAAATATTATTAAAAGAGTCCGGCTATGTTAAAGACCTTATATAAAATTACGGCTTTGGTTATTTTTAGTTTTTTTGTTTTTTCGTGTTCCGAAAAGGAAGAACAAGTAGGGGTTGAAAATAAGGAAGCTCAATCTGAGGTCGGCTCTCAGGCCGGACTTAATTCCGAAAAAAAAGATAATGGGCTTCAATCGGGGCAGGATAAGACAAAAACGGCTGATGCCCAATATCAAAAAGCCTTAAATGAGGCTTCCGTTATTTTTGAATTTGAGGCTGTAAATAAAAAAATCAATTTAAGCCTTAAAGCCGATGAAAATATCAAAATTGAAGGTGCCGTTCCTTCGGAAATTCCTGCCGACGGTTCCGTAAACGAAATATTTATAGCAAAAAATTCTCTTGCCCTATTGGGTGATGTAAAAGAGCTTACAATTCATAATGCCGAAATTTTAAGCGGAGTTAAAATAATTAAAGCGCCTGCTTTGAAGTCCTTGGATATCTCTTTTTCGGGCTTAAAGAATATCGAATTTATAGATTGTAAGGCTCTTGAAAATCTGATTCTTGAAGGAAACAAGAAAATGAATAAGCCTGATTTTTCTTCGTTAAAAGGCTTAAAAAAGCTCAATTTGGCCAAAACAACAATTCGGGAGATGGATTTTTCTGTTTTTCCGCGACTTGAATGCCTTGATATAAGTTCGATAAGCTTAAAAAAGCTTGATCTTACAAAAAACATTGAGCTTAAAGAGCTGGATTGTGAAAATTCCGGTTTAAACACTCTTGATTTAACTAAAAATATAAAATTAC of the Treponema denticola ATCC 35405 genome contains:
- a CDS encoding type III PLP-dependent enzyme codes for the protein MERKDYISDSEWKHFMSFSENLETPCVVINLKTIKKNYQKLRENFPYADIFYAIKANPHEEIISMLNEMGSCFDIASRYELDKVLKLGVSPERLSYGNTIKKAKDIAYFYEKGVRMFATDSKDDLKNIAQFAPGSRVYVRILVENTTSADWPLSRKFGCHPDMAYDLCIQARDSGLIPYGISFHVGSQQRDIGQWNDAIAKTKYLMDSLEEEEEIKLEMVNMGGGFPASYVTPANDLSEYASEISRYLEDDFGEERPRIILEPGRSLVGDSGILVTEVVMISRKNNTALFRWVYLDTGLFNGLIETLNESLKYPIITDKDEGCKKWGEVVLAGPTCDSMDIMYEDYKYSLPTNLKPGDRVYFLTTGAYTSSYASVEFNGFPPIKTYIMK
- a CDS encoding leucine-rich repeat domain-containing protein codes for the protein MLKTLYKITALVIFSFFVFSCSEKEEQVGVENKEAQSEVGSQAGLNSEKKDNGLQSGQDKTKTADAQYQKALNEASVIFEFEAVNKKINLSLKADENIKIEGAVPSEIPADGSVNEIFIAKNSLALLGDVKELTIHNAEILSGVKIIKAPALKSLDISFSGLKNIEFIDCKALENLILEGNKKMNKPDFSSLKGLKKLNLAKTTIREMDFSVFPRLECLDISSISLKKLDLTKNIELKELDCENSGLNTLDLTKNIKLQRLNCRANKLTDLALFQNKELKFLDCGKNNLDKLLIALNTKLQKLYCDSNEIKDLDLPSLKELEELYCYRNKIENLVVGSNRKLKNLFCFENKINEKSMKQLFDSLIAGDGYDIKTLVVYAEKNPNLTYKADKYFDHNFVPTEEMLNSSSFKFWKVYFTLYGLEDMGSIIDSLVQKTGEAF